CAATTCTTGAAGATGAGACAGGCTGAGTGAATATTTCGATTTACATTGTTAAAACTATTCTATCAGTTACCGTTGTTCTGTGTGCTACCATGGGTTTTGGTGGGAAGTCAGCACAAGGAGAGAAAGGCGCGTTGGTGCAAACTGACTCCCGTAATTAAGCAAATTTATATTGTCAACACAATTCGTGACTAATCCAACTTAGACAAGCAGCTGAAGAAATTGAAACCATCTCTATGAATCGTAAAAATCCATGGGGGAGATGAGTCATTATAAGCTTGTCTCCCCTTTTTTCTTAATTGACTCGTTGACTTTCCAACATTAAGGAATATAGTATTTCATTGGACATGACTAGAAAAATGAAGGTTCAAAAGAATGCTCTGACTGCCAAAAAAGGGCAAAATCGGTATGCCTTTTTAAGGTTGAATATGGGTATAAAATGTGGCACAGACATGGCACAAGCTGTTTTGATGCACAGAAAAAGTGCAGAAAAGATGCAAAAAGTGTCGAAATTAAGTGCAACCACTGTAGCTCAGCAGGATAGAGCGGCGGTTTCCTAAACCGACGCGTATTTTGTCCTGAATTCAGAAATGCTCGCGCAGTCCTTGAGCGTATATTCACCGATTTTTTCACGCTCCAGAAAATACAGGAAACCCCCGAGATCCAGCGCCTCACCGATATCGGCGGCGAGCTGCCGGATATACACGCCCCCGGTGCACCGCACCCTGATGCTGAGCAGCGGCCATTTTAAATTGACGATCTCAATTGACATAATGGTAACGGTCTTGGATTTAGCGACCGCCACACCCTTGGCGGCGAGTTTGTACATGGGAACACCCTCATGCTTGGCCGCAGAATAGGCCGGCACTTTTTGAACAAAGCTTCCGACAAAGCGTTCAAGTATGTTACTAATACTCGACCTGTTTATGGATCCGTGATCGCAGCGCTCTGCAGTTTCGATCTGACCGGCAATATCCTGGGTAGACGATACTGCTCCCAGCCTTATGCCGGCCAGGTAGACCTTTTCCCAGGTCCTGATCTCTTCAAACCGGCTGGTCGCTTTGCCCAGGAGCAGGAGCACGACACCCGTGGCAAAAGGATCAAGCGTGCCGCCATGACCGATCTTGTGAGGGAATCCCGTTTCCCTCTTAAAGATCCTGACCAGGTCATAAGTCGAGAATGAGATCGGTTTGTTGACCGGAACGATCGCATCGTCTGGCAAATCAGCCATGGGTCATTGTATCAAAACAGCGCGTGATTGCAAGTGGGGCGTTGCCCGGCGGCTCATGGAGAACTGCCCGGGGCATTAGCAGATTGACAAACATTGATTAAATACTATAATGCTGCATGGCGGTACGCGGACGGGGCATGTCATACGTTTCGATCGCGATCTCGCTAATCGTGTCGCTGATACTGATCGTCACGGCCATTATTTTATTCACTGGTAATAGGCGGGACCGCGGGACTGAAATCAAGGCCGCGATCCCAAGAGCTCAGGGGATCGAATGCCTGAGTAAGGTTAGAAAATTTTCGACCGCGGTCGCAATGTTCAACGCCGACAGCGGTTATTATCCGCTACGGCTGACCGATATCCCGGAATTGGAGGGTGAAAGTCTTTTCTGCCCGGTCACGCGTGAGCCTTATCGGTACGACCGGGAGACCGGTAAGGTTATGTGTCCGTATCACTATTGATATTGTACTTGACAATAAATTTTTTTTAAATACAATTGGGAACCAAAAGGAGGATTTCATGGGAAAATGGCAGTGCACCATCTGCGGTTATATATATGATCCTGAATTTGGTGACCCAGACAATGGTGTCGAACCGACGACAGCCTTTGAGGACCTCCCTGAAGAGTGGGTGTGTCCCGAATGCGGAGCTGAACGAGACCAGTTTGAACC
This DNA window, taken from bacterium, encodes the following:
- the truB gene encoding tRNA pseudouridine(55) synthase TruB codes for the protein MADLPDDAIVPVNKPISFSTYDLVRIFKRETGFPHKIGHGGTLDPFATGVVLLLLGKATSRFEEIRTWEKVYLAGIRLGAVSSTQDIAGQIETAERCDHGSINRSSISNILERFVGSFVQKVPAYSAAKHEGVPMYKLAAKGVAVAKSKTVTIMSIEIVNLKWPLLSIRVRCTGGVYIRQLAADIGEALDLGGFLYFLEREKIGEYTLKDCASISEFRTKYASV
- a CDS encoding rubredoxin, encoding MGKWQCTICGYIYDPEFGDPDNGVEPTTAFEDLPEEWVCPECGAERDQFEPYAEEEF